The sequence tatcaaaaagtatctaatacttgttaaatgatagtataatgtaaattacatccattatttgaaaataacaatttgttgttttttattttttttaaatcagaaattatttttatttaaaaacattattcatatataatatattagtttaagtttggaagattaatttatatatataaattatgtatatttaaaaaaaatttaagatattatatattgagtaactgaataaaagctgaatttcttatcttgaaaatcaaatatttatatttttgtcttcatgttgtactcatatttataactcagtatgttttaaaaaaacttagttttaagtaataaacgaatttaataaattaaattcatcacctataatattctgtaaactatatttgaaaactctctaaaattatattttaagcataatattactattatttaatttaagttattttaagcataatatatgctaaccaacttaaattatatttacaataggaccatcctaaactggttaataaaccaaaaacaatactaaaccaacatgaaccaatacctgatttggcgaggaaggaagtgtttcgggataaacgcttaaatgattattaactgtaatggtttgatcatgaaagagttagtatgaatattaacaataaaattatggatttgattaatttaaatttgtaagaatacctttgagtctatgaaaagcaattgaattcccatgaataagtttggtttTTGAAAGTTGCGGGTtttccaacaatgaatccacctaacaaaaagttcgttgttataaaaaatctctttcaagatcattaaaggtttttgggacggcaagagttgatggtggaaccatttttttgctcgagtgctttgaagttttccttgatagtgtgaggttgatgttgatggaataatgagttttataaggactttttgatgtaaaactatacattttttttttttttgttaaatgtgctatttccatttttatataatttactaccattttaagatagatgtacattttaagatcgatgtttaaatcttaatgtactttttccattttttaaaatgtttatttccatttcttatattttttatttacgtaatatctatattttatattttaaaatagatatttaaatcttaatgtactttttccattttttttaaattgtgtatttacttttatcatatattttatattttaagatagatgtttaatgcttaatgaactttttccatttttaaaaaaaattgtgtatttacttattattatatatataattcatatattatatatttatattatttacttataatttattttcctgtatatgtatttccatttcttgtactttttatttacttaatatctctattttacattttaagataggtgtttaaatcttaatgtacgttttcccttttttttaaattgtatatttccatttgttatactttctatttacgtaatatctatattttaaattttaaaatatatttttaaatcttaatgtaattttccattttttaaattgggtattttcttataatatatatttacttattatttatttttctttatattgtgtatttctatttcttatactttctatttactaataattttataatttaagatagatttacattttaagatagatgtttaaatactaatgtactttttccattttttaaattgtgtattccttttcttatactttttatttgcgtaatatctatattttatattttaagatagatgtttaaatcttaatatactttttcgattgtttttaagttgtgtatttctttttcttatactttttatttacttaatatctatattttacattttaaaatagatgtttaatatttatgtactctttccattttttaaaaattgtacatgtacttattattgtatatataattaattcgtatatttaaatatttataatatttacttattatttatttttatatatattgagtatttctctttcttatactttatatttagttaatatctatattttatattttaagatggatgtttaaatcttaatgtatttttacatttttaatgtaaaacggcaatgtttaatagaagaacttggacaaatagtcaaatagttatatttatgtttttttttttttttttataaaatggtaatgttacattatggagataagccgtttttttttagtgaaaaatggaaatcttacatatgtttaatgtagtttttccatttttttatgttgtatgtttacatattattgttattttaaatataaaatggtaatcttacatatgtttaatgtagtatttccatttttttatgttgtatgtttacatattatttattattttcgaaattatatataattttttttttgcaaaagtaattttacattatggagataaaccgtcttttttAGTGAAacatggtaatcttacatatgtttaatgtagtttttctattttttatgttgtatgtttacatatattttttttttttaaattaaaaatgtaaaatggtaatcttacatatgtttaatgtagtatttccattttttatgttgtatgtttacatatatttattattttcgaaattatatataatgttttttttgttttttttttataatggtaatgttacattatggagataagccgtctttttttcaagtgaaaaatggtaatcttacatatgtttaatgtagtttttctatttttatgctgtatgtttacatattatttataattgcgaaaattagtaatattaaagtgtaaaactatattttagattccattttttaatgctgtatgtttacatattttttacaattttcgaaaataattaatattaaaatgtaaaactatattttatgccacgtgtcatctttcgggataaattttttccgctgatgtggacgccctatggagcctcaaaagctcccttttattagtagagattaCCTTGATTTTCTGGATTATTTCGAAAAGTTTCAACAACAAAGAGAGTAGAAAAATGTCAACAACGCACATGACATGAGTCGCTATAATAAAGATTAAAcgcgagaaaaaaaaaagatcactgaaacaaaaaaagagagagagacatggCCACTGAAGGAGACGCGACGTTTCCTGCTGCGACTGCGACGAGCGATGCGGCGAGAGGTACAGGCGGCAAATTAAGGCGACAAACCGCGAGGAGGCACTCAGCGACGACGCCGTATTCTCGACCGCCTCAGAACCAGGCACAACGGAGGCCGTGGATCTCGAGAATCGTCGATCCCGCTTATCGGATTATTTCCGGCGGCGCCACGAGAATACTTCCCTACTTCTTCTCTAATGCAGCCTCCGCTCCTAGTGCTCTCACAGCTCCACCAGAAGATGAAGATCGACACCAAGGTCTTTGGTCTAATGTTTTTGAGGAGTTAATTGGAATTTAACTTAATTAATGATTGTATCTATGTAGTTCAGCGAGTATCTAGGGTTTTGTTGAACTTGCCTCATTGCTAGAAAATTAGACGCCATAAAATCACCAGGGATAGgctttacttttttttggtgCATGATTGTAATGGTCAATTAAGATGCTCTGTGTGTGAACCGGGCTTTGtagtctggtggtaaaggaacctTGGCTGAGATGTCCGCCATCACGAGTTCGAGCCCCGGCCACAGCGGATATAACATGGTTTCTGTTTGGCCTCCAGGACCTTCCTCGCCAGTTCCGGTTGGACGCAGTGGAATAGTCGGACTAAGTGAGAGGTCCAGGatacctggattatcaaaaaaaaaaagaaaaaaaatgctcTGTGTGCTTTAGTGTTAGTAAGTAGCTTTTAGTGTGAAGTGAGTGATGGATGTATTGACTCCTTGCTTGAATAGTGTCTTTGAGCAACAAGTGTATCATCTTTTGGGGATGTATATACAGTTTTACTCCAGAGAAATAACTTGTCTGATATAGTATTTCGTTTTTTACTTCATTTTCTACTAGATGAGTTGCAAGATGATCCACAGGAGAATGATCCCAGCAGTGTAACACCAAGTTTAAGTGTAAGCGTCTTTCAACTCCTCTGTTAATATCTGATTGGGGAATATACCGCTCTAGCTAagctggttttttttttgtctttgctATAGTGTGTTTTTTGGTATGTCATGTACGATTTCATCAACTAATGGAAGTAAATATCATTCTtgctcatgtttttttttcttgtaatctTTGACTTTTTGCGcttgtgtgtgtctgtctgcaTTTGTTAATTGATGGGATCTCTAAAAAATTTCTATGTTAAGAAACTGTTACTCTTACCGTGGCTGTTTTATATTGGAACCGGTAAATGGAATAAACAATGGTTTATAAATGCATAGAAGTGATTTTANNNNNNNNNNNNNNNNNNNNNNNNNNNNNNNNNNNNNNNNNNNNNNNNNNNNNNNNNNNNNNNNNNNNNNNNNNNNNNNNNNNNNNNNNNNNNNNNNNNNTAAAGCATATACTATTCATTGTTTTCCAAAAATCTATAAGAATAGCCACAACTTTTAGATTTgagataattatttttagatagtaAATTAAGCATGAAAATACACATTTTATGACGAAGACACATTGACACATATTTTCCACAATCTTTTTCAATAGTTGCATGTTGAAAGACACATAATTGTAGAAACACATATCATTTCAtagtttgaattttatttttaaaaaaatcccatTTTTACAATGAAAAGAGGGGAAATTTCATGGTAACACTTTTCAtatttaccaccactaaatagacattttcaaaaatacattcttcattatgtggcaaaagactcttatatccttgttttctatatatataataaatcattatttgaataaataaaaaaattacgttttcgAATTAACTTTTTcacatttgaaattttttataatttttttgaattctttttacgaaattttctttttatttttttcaaaaattctttttgaaatcaaaaattatgtttgaaactattttttaaaaaaatttaagtatttatttatatatttattagaatactaaatttcacattctaaaAACCCTATCCTACcattcaactctaaaccctaaatttagaTTAGTTAAATCTAGAAGTATAAACTTTTactcttcattaaaagtgaggttAAAAGTGATTATTGTAGTTTGTATACATGAAAAgtagtactatgaatgtggtatttgtggcaattttccaTGAAAAGACAcattttcaaacatttttagattttattatattttgaatctaccttttattttgagaaattgaaacttataaccaaaacaaaaataaatcatcaaattgcaataataataaagaggctaaaatattatgtatattttatatatattaaattgccTACTTTTAATCAACCGGAGCTCATTTTACagaaaataagtatatatcattttataaaatttcttcGGATGAAAGATATCGCGtggaaatttattttattaaaataaataaatatattttttaatttatatatttataaagaaacatttacttttgtttttgagtAAGTTTCCATGTCACAACGTAAGTATGCATGATGCGTCTATACACATTTACAgataactaggtgttttgcccgcgatGCGGGCTTaaaattttttctaaatttttgaaaagttctttgaATACTATACTACTTATATTGTGTTTTACAAAAAGAATTCTTGCAATCAGTTTAGTATCATCTATGCATTGTATACTCtcgaatataaaatatatatttctgaacaattaaatattaaaatattttagtggtaTAATTTAAACTTGGGTCTCTagtcaaaaaaaacaaaacttgtttccaatttatgtaaagaatattatttttttgaatgagCAAAGATTTAAGAATGGTTATTGTTTTAAGAACATTAACTTGTTATTTctgaataattaaatattaaaatattttagtggtaTAATTTAAACTTGGGTCTCTagtcaaaaaacaaaacttgtttCCAATTTAcgtaaagaatattattttttgtgaatTAGCAAAGATTTAATGATGGTTATTGGCAAGTAAATGTTTgagaactttaattttttttttgagattctgctgctataatagtttaagggtttttgaaatattactaattaattgttatCGATTCgaagatttttaaatttcatcaaaattctttatttatttatgataatagtttttcattctattttaacaaaatttaacgttattaaaatataatttaacttttttattcataaaatacaactttcaaaatattttggcaATTAAAATAACGGATGTAAGATTTAAAATCCGCTATGTAATTTGTTatttgaatatcacaacaacaaATTACATAGCggtagagtttaggtttttttaactttaaattttgagattattttttagtgtttagggttggTAGAGTTTTAGCGGGATTTATGGTTAGGTTTaggtagggttttagggttaggtttagacagagtttagggttagcagggtttagggttaaaaagggtttagggtaggtagggtttagggttagtagggtttagggctaggtagggtttagggttggtaGGGTTTAGGACTAATAGGTTTTAGGGTTAGCTACAGTTGAGGGttatgtagggtttagggttagtagggttagggtttagtagggtttagggttagtaggttTGGGTTAGggctagaaagggtttagggttagaaaggtttTAGGGtaaggtagggtttagggttagtagggttttgGGTTATGTAGGGTtaaggttaggtagggtttagaattaggtagggtttagggttagcatggtttagggttaaaaaagtttagggttagtaggatTTAAggctagaaagggtttagggttaggtagggtttagggttaagtaggatttagggttagaaagggtttagggttagaaggggtttagggttagaaaggggttagagttaggtagggtttagggttaggtagggtttagggtttggtagggtttagggtttggtagggtttagggttagaaagggtttagggttagcatggtttagggttagaaagggtttagggttagtagggttaaTAGGATTTaaggttagaaagggtttagggtgagggtaggtttagggttagcaaggtttagggttaggtcatgtttagggttagaagggtttaaggttaggtagggtttagggtttagaagggtttagggttagtagggtttagggttaggttgggttagggttaggtagggtttagaattaggtagggttttagggttcgGTAGGGtctagggttaggtagggtttagggttaggtagggtttagggttcggtAGGGTTTacggttaggtagggtttagggttagaagggtttagggttagtagggtttaaggttagtagggtttaggttaggtagggtttagggttagaagggtttaggttagtagggtttaggttaggtagggttagtagggtttagggttatgtagggttagggttaggtagggttagtagggtttagggttaggtagggtttaaggtaggtggggtttagggttagtagggttttggtagggtttagggtaggtggggtttagggttagggttaggtaggttttagggttaggaagggtttaggattaggtggagtttagggttaaatagggtttagggttaggtagggtttacttttagggttaggtaggttTACAATTAgataagtttagggtttaggtagtatgaagggtttagggttagataggGTTAAGGTCTAGGTttatgtagggtttagggttaggtaggatttagggttttaggcaATAGAAAAGGTTTAGCGTTTGGTTTATGTTGGATTTAAGGTTTTATTTAGAATAATGCTTAGTATtatatggtttagggtttgtttgttttttgtttatgcATTTAGTGTTGAGTTTTTgggaat is a genomic window of Brassica napus cultivar Da-Ae chromosome A2, Da-Ae, whole genome shotgun sequence containing:
- the LOC106380711 gene encoding uncharacterized protein LOC106380711 is translated as MATEGDATFPAATATSDAARGTGGKLRRQTARRHSATTPYSRPPQNQAQRRPWISRIVDPAYRIISGGATRILPYFFSNAASAPSALTAPPEDEDRHQDELQDDPQENDPSSVTPSLSVSVFQLLC